The following proteins come from a genomic window of Amaranthus tricolor cultivar Red isolate AtriRed21 chromosome 14, ASM2621246v1, whole genome shotgun sequence:
- the LOC130800399 gene encoding uncharacterized protein LOC130800399 produces the protein MADNEEDSRLSAAVMAASSSSSQTQALLPHSTKPFFVWREFLWGALAGGFGEGIMHPIDTVKTRIQSQVIMSGSQHQKTVLQMIRTVWTSDGIRGFYRGFAPGVTGSLATGATYFGFIESTKKWIEKSHPGLGGHWVHFLAGGMGETLGSFVYVPCEVIKQRMQIQGTSNSWNIMTSKAQSGQVPGAQMYGYYNGMFHAGRSIWKGQGPKGLYAGYWSTLARDVPFAGLMVMFYEILKDLTDYGMQKWIFDADYRISSSLEGLVLGGVAGGLSAYVTTPLDVIKTRLQVQGPDARYKGWFHAITRTWMIEGTEGAFRGSIPRVVWYVPASALTFMAVEFLREKYHREFDIDRLIVRK, from the exons ATGGCGGACAATGAAGAAGATAGTCGCCTATCTGCTGCGGTAATGGCGGCGTCGAGTTCATCTTCACAGACACAAGCTTTACTGCCTCATTCTACCAAGCCTTTCTTTG TATGGAGGGAATTCTTATGGGGAGCTCTTGCTGGAGGGTTTGGCGAAGGAATCATGCACCCAATTGATACTGTGAAGACAAGAATTCAAAGTCAAGTTATTATGAGTGGCTCTCAG CACCAAAAAACTGTGTTACAGATGATTAGAACTGTATGGACTTCTGATGGAATAAGAG GTTTCTATAGAGGATTTGCCCCTGGAGTTACTGGCTCTCTTGCAACTGGTGCAACTTATTTTGGTTTCATTGAGTCTACTAAAAAGTGGATTGAAAAATCACACCCTGGTCTTGGAGGTCATTGGGTCCACTTCCTTGCAGGAGGCATGG GGGAAACACTTGGCTCCTTTGTATATGTTCCATGTGAAGTAATAAAGCAACGTATGCAGATTCAGGGTACAAGTAATTCCTGGAATATTATGACTTCAAAAGCTCAGAGCGGTCAGGTTCCTGGAGCGCAGATGTACGGTTATTATAATGGAATGTTTCATGCTGGCCGTTCAATATGGAAGGGACAAGGGCCGAAGGGTTTATATGCTGG GTATTGGTCTACATTAGCTAGAGATGTGCCCTTTGCTGGTCTGATG GTAATGTTCTATGAAATACTGAAAGATTTGACAGATTATGGGATGCAGAAGTGGATTTTTGATGCAGACTACCGAATCAGCAGTAGTCTAGAGGGATTGGTGTTAGGAGGGGTAGCTGGAG GTCTCAGTGCTTATGTTACGACTCCACTAGATGTCATTAAGACAAGATTGCAAGTCCAGGGGCCTGATGCAAG GTACAAAGGGTGGTTCCATGCCATCACTAGGACGTGGATGATTGAAGGCACAGAAGGAGCATTCAGAGGTAGCATCCCAAGAGTCGTATGGTATGTCCCAGCCTCTGCTCTCACATTCATGGCTGTAGAATTCCTCAGAGAAAAGTACCATAGAGAGTTCGACATCGACAGGTTAATTGTCAGAAAATGA